A genome region from Pseudanabaena sp. Chao 1811 includes the following:
- a CDS encoding PAS domain-containing protein produces the protein MDNLRPKTQTSPLQSGNFGEVKNEIKILIVEDLESDRFSYKRYLTSDPEQKYQIAEAETLEEGLELWRSQQPDVVLLDINLPDGDGLEFLEEISTGQFINKLPVIMLTGQGDERIAVRAMKLGAADYLVKSDVTAVSLLTCINQVQENNLLFRQLRRSQQQQAVIASMALHIRRSVSFEDVANTIVQEIRGFLAADRTIIYRFHPDMSGSIVAEAVLPEWETCLNSQIEDTCFQENLGGEYQNGKIFAANDIYEANLTECHIQLLERFQIKANLVVPILLNGTNALWGLLIVHQCSSPRQWHEEDIQLLHQLSVHLAISLQQAELYQNLESLNSSLEAKVQERTEEIQLQAQMLEQIHDAVISTTPDGTILTWNTGAERLYEYKSNEAIGQNVSMLYLNEDVPIIQSTVFVPVIENGNHEVELRNRTKSGNIIDISLRLSLVRDALGNPIRLIGCSNDISDRKQAEIDLKESEQSYVSLMAASPVGIFRADPMGYCTYINDRWSFIAGITIESAMGDGWRQGIHPEDRQLVSDEWDQSVQEERTFTLEYRFQRPDGVVTWVYGQSVAKRNDDGIVTGYVGTITDISDHKRAEQELQNLNQELEVRVEQRTALLKESEQRFVTLAEAAPVGIFQADEMGQTIYANPAWGHMTGREPEAALGSGWLETIHPEDRERILREASEGMSQNSSFQTEARCLKPDGTITWFYCQVNPKLDSNNNVLGYIGTLTNISDRKLAEAELQKLSNRLELALRSAAIGCWEWDLVNNIKVWDARMYEIYGLSEQDVNSVDYERWANILHPDDYLPTTTLLQQAILGEAEYDTEFRIIHSDGTVHFIKAYGVLVRDEQSNPKAMIGINFDISDRKKFEETLRESEEIKRRILESSSDCIKLLDLDGRLLYINDGGLDILEIDDFSAFHNVDWCGLWPEASHSDIVAAVNIAKSGQTGKFQGFCPTAKGNPKWWDVVVTPIRDGNGQVVQLLSVSRDITERKRAEQEILENHQLIQQIADSSPNVLYLYDLQEQRNTYANREILATLGYSASTIQEMGMSWLPTVIHPDDLLPTVEHFERLKQAHDGEIFSHEYRLRHANGEWRYFFSRDLIFSRDVQGQVKLIIGTAQDITDRKNAEAALRASDQRWQFALESAGDGIWDWNIQNNEVFFSQQWKAMLGYTDDEFENRFESWENLVHPDDIAKCYEDITKCLNREVLLYENEHRLRCKDGSYKWILARGKVFEMDTNGQALRVMGTHTDLSDRKRVALELQQLTERLTLALKSGAIGSWDWNINDNRLYWDDRMYEIYGITNESDVEMTYETWINTLHPEDVHIIEDIIQQAASGISDFETEFRIVLPDGIIRYIKDYGVVIRDNLGNAQSMIGVNFDISDRKQAEAQLQQINNELLRATKLKDEFLANMSHELRTPLNAILGMSEALIDQVLGSINERQQKALGNIERSGRHLLDLINDILDLSKIASGKMVLNRTSTSITNLCSASEVFVRQQAFQKNIQIISNIPPNLRDLNVDERRIKQVLINLLTNAVKFTPNDGQITFSVAVGYGNTWLGEAQIPNQIRDENAPMILFQVTDTGIGIAAEDLSRLFQPFVQVDSNLNRQYEGTGLGLAMVKQIAELHGGQVTVASRLGQGSCFTVALPYEISDISIMQSTAESTTATVMASLENAIAPLILLAEDNEANISNFTIYLTALNYRLIAAKNGQEAIALAKSEKPDIILMDIQMPIMDGLEASRLIRADAEIANIPIIALTALAMEGDRERCLEAGVNEYISKPVRLKQLALKIAELLGD, from the coding sequence TGGAAGACTTGGAAAGCGATCGCTTCAGTTACAAGCGCTATCTCACATCCGATCCAGAGCAGAAATATCAGATTGCTGAAGCAGAAACCTTAGAGGAAGGATTGGAACTGTGGCGATCGCAGCAACCCGATGTCGTACTGCTCGATATCAATCTGCCCGATGGTGATGGTTTAGAGTTTTTAGAAGAGATTAGTACGGGGCAATTCATCAATAAACTGCCTGTGATCATGCTGACGGGACAGGGAGATGAACGGATTGCCGTGCGGGCGATGAAGTTGGGGGCAGCCGACTATTTAGTGAAATCAGATGTGACTGCGGTTTCGCTCCTCACCTGTATCAATCAGGTGCAAGAAAATAATTTACTCTTTCGTCAACTGCGGCGATCGCAACAGCAACAAGCAGTAATTGCCTCAATGGCGCTACATATCCGTAGATCGGTTTCATTTGAGGATGTTGCTAATACGATCGTCCAAGAAATACGCGGCTTTTTAGCTGCTGATCGGACGATTATTTACCGATTTCATCCTGATATGAGTGGGTCAATTGTGGCTGAGGCAGTTCTTCCCGAATGGGAAACATGCTTGAATAGTCAAATTGAGGATACTTGCTTTCAGGAAAATCTTGGTGGGGAATACCAAAATGGCAAAATCTTTGCGGCGAATGACATTTACGAAGCTAACCTCACAGAGTGTCATATCCAACTTCTCGAAAGATTTCAGATCAAGGCAAATCTGGTAGTGCCGATTCTCCTGAATGGTACAAATGCTCTATGGGGATTGCTGATCGTTCATCAATGTTCATCTCCACGCCAATGGCATGAAGAAGATATTCAGCTATTGCATCAGCTATCTGTGCATTTAGCGATTTCCCTACAACAAGCTGAACTCTATCAAAATCTAGAAAGCCTGAATTCGTCTCTGGAGGCAAAAGTACAGGAACGCACTGAAGAAATACAACTGCAAGCGCAAATGCTTGAGCAGATTCATGATGCTGTAATTTCTACAACCCCAGATGGCACGATCTTAACTTGGAACACTGGGGCTGAGCGACTCTATGAATACAAGTCTAATGAGGCGATCGGGCAGAATGTTAGTATGCTTTACCTGAATGAAGATGTGCCTATCATTCAATCCACAGTCTTTGTTCCTGTAATAGAAAACGGAAACCATGAAGTTGAGCTACGGAATCGGACAAAATCAGGAAATATAATTGATATAAGCTTACGTCTTTCTTTGGTTAGGGATGCGCTAGGAAATCCCATTCGCTTGATTGGGTGCTCTAACGATATTAGCGATCGCAAACAAGCCGAAATAGACCTCAAAGAAAGCGAACAGAGCTATGTTAGTCTCATGGCAGCGTCTCCAGTAGGAATCTTCCGCGCCGATCCGATGGGATATTGCACATACATCAATGATCGCTGGAGTTTCATTGCAGGAATTACAATAGAATCTGCTATGGGAGATGGATGGCGACAAGGTATCCACCCCGAAGATCGGCAATTAGTCTCTGATGAGTGGGATCAATCAGTACAGGAAGAGCGAACTTTCACCCTTGAGTATCGCTTTCAGCGTCCCGATGGAGTAGTAACTTGGGTCTATGGGCAATCAGTTGCTAAACGTAACGATGATGGGATTGTCACAGGCTATGTCGGGACGATTACAGATATTAGCGATCACAAACGCGCCGAACAAGAACTACAGAACCTCAATCAAGAACTAGAAGTCAGAGTGGAGCAACGGACTGCTTTATTAAAAGAAAGCGAACAGCGTTTTGTAACTTTAGCTGAGGCGGCTCCCGTCGGCATTTTTCAGGCAGATGAAATGGGTCAAACTATTTATGCCAATCCTGCTTGGGGACATATGACGGGGCGCGAACCCGAAGCAGCTTTAGGAAGTGGTTGGCTCGAAACGATCCATCCCGAAGATCGCGAACGAATTCTGAGAGAAGCGAGCGAGGGAATGAGTCAAAATAGCAGTTTCCAAACGGAGGCGAGATGCCTCAAACCCGATGGCACGATTACTTGGTTTTACTGTCAGGTCAATCCCAAATTAGACTCTAACAATAATGTTTTGGGCTACATTGGTACTTTAACCAATATTAGCGATCGCAAATTAGCTGAAGCAGAACTTCAAAAGCTATCTAATCGCCTTGAATTAGCACTCAGATCTGCGGCGATCGGTTGTTGGGAGTGGGATCTCGTTAATAACATCAAAGTTTGGGATGCACGAATGTATGAGATCTATGGTTTATCAGAACAAGATGTTAATTCTGTTGACTATGAGCGATGGGCAAACATTCTCCATCCAGATGACTACTTACCCACCACGACTCTACTCCAGCAAGCCATCTTAGGAGAAGCTGAGTATGATACCGAATTTCGGATTATACATTCCGATGGGACTGTTCACTTTATCAAAGCCTATGGTGTGTTAGTCAGAGACGAACAGAGCAATCCCAAAGCTATGATTGGGATTAACTTTGATATTAGCGATCGCAAGAAATTTGAAGAAACTTTGCGAGAGAGTGAAGAAATAAAAAGACGGATTCTCGAAAGCAGTAGCGACTGTATTAAATTGCTTGATCTTGATGGACGACTCCTATATATCAATGATGGAGGACTCGACATTCTGGAAATTGATGACTTTTCAGCTTTTCATAATGTCGATTGGTGCGGTTTGTGGCCAGAAGCATCGCATTCAGACATAGTAGCAGCCGTCAATATTGCCAAGTCAGGGCAAACAGGTAAATTCCAAGGTTTTTGTCCTACGGCAAAAGGGAATCCTAAATGGTGGGATGTTGTAGTTACTCCCATCCGCGATGGAAATGGACAAGTAGTACAACTGCTATCGGTTTCGCGAGATATTACTGAACGCAAGCGAGCAGAACAGGAAATTTTGGAAAATCATCAATTGATTCAACAAATTGCCGACTCATCGCCCAATGTCCTCTACCTATATGACCTCCAAGAACAACGGAATACCTATGCTAATCGCGAGATTTTGGCGACGCTAGGTTACTCGGCGAGTACGATCCAAGAAATGGGTATGTCTTGGTTGCCTACTGTAATTCACCCAGATGATCTCCTGCCAACCGTAGAACACTTTGAGAGATTGAAACAGGCTCATGATGGCGAAATCTTTTCCCATGAGTATCGACTTCGACACGCAAATGGCGAATGGCGCTATTTCTTCAGTCGCGATTTAATCTTCAGTCGCGATGTACAGGGGCAAGTCAAGCTCATTATTGGCACTGCCCAAGACATTACCGATCGCAAAAATGCCGAAGCCGCCTTAAGAGCTAGCGATCAACGTTGGCAATTTGCCTTAGAAAGCGCTGGCGATGGCATTTGGGACTGGAATATTCAAAACAATGAGGTCTTCTTCTCGCAGCAATGGAAAGCGATGCTGGGATATACAGACGATGAATTTGAGAATAGATTTGAGTCATGGGAAAATCTCGTTCATCCTGACGATATCGCCAAATGCTACGAGGATATTACCAAATGCCTCAATCGTGAAGTTCTCCTCTATGAAAACGAACATCGACTACGTTGCAAAGATGGAAGCTATAAATGGATTTTGGCTCGCGGCAAAGTGTTTGAGATGGATACCAATGGTCAAGCCTTGCGAGTGATGGGTACACATACCGATCTGAGCGATCGCAAACGTGTTGCCTTAGAACTGCAACAACTAACAGAAAGACTCACCCTAGCACTAAAATCTGGGGCGATCGGCAGTTGGGATTGGAATATTAATGACAACAGATTGTATTGGGATGATCGGATGTATGAGATCTATGGCATCACTAACGAGTCTGACGTAGAGATGACCTATGAAACATGGATTAATACATTGCACCCTGAGGATGTTCATATTATCGAAGATATCATCCAGCAAGCCGCTTCAGGTATATCCGACTTTGAAACTGAGTTTCGGATTGTGCTCCCAGATGGAATAATTCGCTACATTAAAGACTATGGAGTAGTGATCAGAGATAATCTTGGCAATGCCCAAAGCATGATTGGGGTTAATTTTGATATTAGCGATCGCAAACAAGCCGAAGCCCAACTCCAACAAATTAACAACGAATTACTTCGCGCCACCAAACTCAAGGATGAATTTCTTGCCAATATGAGCCATGAACTGCGGACACCACTTAATGCGATTTTAGGTATGTCCGAAGCTCTCATAGATCAAGTTCTTGGTTCGATCAATGAACGGCAACAAAAAGCGCTCGGCAATATCGAAAGAAGTGGACGACATTTATTAGATCTGATTAATGACATTCTCGATCTCTCGAAAATCGCGTCAGGCAAAATGGTACTGAATCGCACCTCTACTTCCATCACCAATCTATGCAGTGCTAGTGAAGTTTTTGTCCGTCAACAAGCATTTCAAAAGAATATTCAAATCATCAGCAATATCCCACCCAATCTCAGAGATCTGAATGTAGATGAACGGCGCATCAAACAGGTACTGATCAATCTCCTCACCAATGCCGTGAAATTCACGCCGAATGATGGGCAGATCACCTTCTCTGTTGCCGTTGGCTATGGCAATACATGGCTAGGCGAAGCGCAAATTCCTAACCAAATCCGAGATGAAAATGCGCCAATGATCCTATTTCAAGTCACAGATACGGGCATTGGCATTGCTGCCGAGGATTTATCCCGCCTCTTCCAACCCTTTGTGCAGGTGGACAGCAACCTCAATCGTCAATACGAAGGCACTGGCTTAGGACTAGCGATGGTCAAGCAGATTGCCGAACTGCATGGTGGACAGGTTACGGTCGCGAGTCGGCTTGGACAAGGAAGCTGCTTTACGGTTGCCCTACCCTACGAAATATCAGATATATCCATCATGCAATCAACAGCCGAATCAACCACTGCTACTGTGATGGCATCTTTAGAAAATGCGATCGCCCCACTCATTTTGCTTGCCGAAGACAATGAAGCTAATATTTCCAACTTTACGATCTACCTTACGGCACTCAATTACCGCTTGATTGCGGCAAAAAATGGACAGGAAGCGATCGCCCTTGCGAAATCTGAAAAACCCGATATTATCCTCATGGATATTCAAATGCCGATCATGGACGGACTAGAGGCGAGTCGCTTAATTCGTGCTGATGCCGAGATTGCCAATATCCCGATTATTGCCTTGACTGCTCTAGCTATGGAAGGCGATCGCGAAAGATGTTTAGAGGCAGGAGTGAATGAATATATCAGTAAACCTGTTAGGCTAAAACAACTGGCTCTAAAAATTGCCGAATTATTGGGTGATTAA